A section of the Falco peregrinus isolate bFalPer1 chromosome 3, bFalPer1.pri, whole genome shotgun sequence genome encodes:
- the PDP1 gene encoding pyruvate dehyrogenase phosphatase catalytic subunit 1 isoform X2: protein MLAASCCDRRMCVCPGPRRIAIPVRSSRLPLLSDAMPAPAHLFPLIRNCEISRICSTVCYCHHKHLCCLSSHFAHGHFRYAPQKKFAALYRPKENFNHFIHARDYASAPQRFYLTPPQVNSILKANEYSFKVPEFDGKNVSSVLGFDSNQLPANAPIEDRRSAATCLQTRGMLLGVFDGHAGCACAQAVSERLFYYIAVSLLPHETLLEIENAVESGRALLPILQWHKHPNDYFSKEASKLYFSSLRTYWQELIDLNSGETTDVKEALINAFKRLDNDISLEAQVGDPNSFLNYLVLRVAFSGATACVAHVDGVDLHIANTGDSRAMLGVQEEDGSWSAVNLSYDHNAQNEHEVERVKMEHPKSEEKSLVKQDRLLGLLMPFRAFGDVKFKWSIELQKRVVESGPDQLNDNEYTKFIPPNYHTPPYLTAEPEVIHHKLRPQDKFLVLATDGLWETMHRQDVARIVGEYLTGVHHQQPIAVGGYKVTLGQMHGLLTERRARISSVFEDQNAATHLIRHAVGNNEFGTVDHERLSKMLSLPEELARMYRDDITIIVVQFNSHVIGACQNEEL, encoded by the exons ATGTTGGCGGCTTCTTGTTGTGACAGGAGAATGTGTGTGTGCCCTGGGCCCAGGCGGATCG CAATTCCAGTCCGAAGCTCCAGGCTACCATTGTTGTCTGATGCCATGCCAGCACCGGCTCATCTGTTTCCGTTGATTCGTAACTGCGAGATTAGCAGAATATGCAGTACTGTGTGTTACTGCCACCATAAACATCTCTGTTGTTTATCATCTCATTTTGCTCATGGTCACTTCAGATATGCACCTCAGAAGAAATTTGCAGCACTTTATAGGCCAAAGGAGAACTTTAATCACTTTATTCATGCAAGGGATTATGCTTCTGCACCACAGAGGTTTTACCTCACTCCTCCACAGGTCAACAGTATTCTGAAGGCAAATGAGTACAGTTTCAAAGTTCCAGAATTTGATGGTAAAAATGTAAGTTCTGTTCTTGGCTTTGATAGCAACCAGTTGCCTGCTAATGCTCCAATAGAAGACAGGAGGAGTGCTGCCACTTGCTTACAGACAAGAGGGATGCTTCTGGGTGTGTTTGATGGCCATGCAGGCTGTGCTTGTGCTCAAGCTGTCAGTGAAAGACTGTTTTACTACATTGCTGTCTCTTTGTTACCTCATGAGACTTTActtgaaatagaaaatgctgtggaaagtggcagagctctgctgcccaTTTTACAGTGGCATAAGCATCCCAATGATTACTTTAGCAAAGAAGCCTCCAAGCTTTACTTCAGTAGTCTAAGAACTTACTGGCAGGAGCTGATTGATCTCAACAGTGGAGAGACTACAGATGTGAAAGAAGCTTTAATTAATGCTTTTAAGAGGCTCGATAATGATATTTCTTTGGAAGCTCAAGTAGGAGATCCCAATTCTTTTCTTAACTACCTAGTACTGCGAGTAGCATTTTCTGGTGCAACTGCCTGTGTGGCCCATGTGGATGGTGTTGACTTGCACATTGCCAACACGGGTGACAGTAGGGCAATGCTTGGGGTTCAGGAAGAAGATGGATCGTGGTCCGCAGTTAATCTGTCCTATGACCACAATGCACAAAACGAACATGAAGTGGAACGTGTGAAAATGGAGCATCCAAAGTCTGAAGAGAAAAGTCTTGTGAAACAAGATCGTCTCTTAGGTCTCCTGATGCCTTTCAGAGCTTTTGGTGATGTGAAGTTTAAATGGAGTATTGAACTACAGAAGAGAGTAGTAGAATCGGGCCCTGATCAGCTGAATGACAATGAATATACAAAGTTTATTCCTCCAAACTATCACACTCCCCCATACCTCACAGCTGAACCAGAAGTCATACATCACAAATTACGGCCACAAGACAAGTTCCTGGTTTTGGCCACAGATGGGCTGTGGGAGACAATGCACAGGCAAGATGTGGCTAGAATTGTAGGGGAGTACCTCACTGGTGTTCACCATCAACAGCCAATAGCTGTTGGTGGCTATAAGGTAACTTTGGGACAGATGCATGGTCTCTTAACAGAAAGGAGAGCAAGAATCTCTTCAGTATTTGAAGATCAGAATGCAGCAACTCACCTGATACGTCATGCAGTGGGTAACAATGAGTTTGGCACCGTGGATCATGAGCGACTGTCCAAGATGCTTAGTCTTCCAGAAGAGCTGGCTCGAATGTATAGAGATGACATTACAATTATTGTGGTGCAGTTCAACTCGCATGTTATAGGTGCATGTCAAAATGAGGAACTGTGA
- the PDP1 gene encoding pyruvate dehyrogenase phosphatase catalytic subunit 1 isoform X3, which yields MCVCPGPRRIAIPVRSSRLPLLSDAMPAPAHLFPLIRNCEISRICSTVCYCHHKHLCCLSSHFAHGHFRYAPQKKFAALYRPKENFNHFIHARDYASAPQRFYLTPPQVNSILKANEYSFKVPEFDGKNVSSVLGFDSNQLPANAPIEDRRSAATCLQTRGMLLGVFDGHAGCACAQAVSERLFYYIAVSLLPHETLLEIENAVESGRALLPILQWHKHPNDYFSKEASKLYFSSLRTYWQELIDLNSGETTDVKEALINAFKRLDNDISLEAQVGDPNSFLNYLVLRVAFSGATACVAHVDGVDLHIANTGDSRAMLGVQEEDGSWSAVNLSYDHNAQNEHEVERVKMEHPKSEEKSLVKQDRLLGLLMPFRAFGDVKFKWSIELQKRVVESGPDQLNDNEYTKFIPPNYHTPPYLTAEPEVIHHKLRPQDKFLVLATDGLWETMHRQDVARIVGEYLTGVHHQQPIAVGGYKVTLGQMHGLLTERRARISSVFEDQNAATHLIRHAVGNNEFGTVDHERLSKMLSLPEELARMYRDDITIIVVQFNSHVIGACQNEEL from the exons ATGTGTGTGTGCCCTGGGCCCAGGCGGATCG CAATTCCAGTCCGAAGCTCCAGGCTACCATTGTTGTCTGATGCCATGCCAGCACCGGCTCATCTGTTTCCGTTGATTCGTAACTGCGAGATTAGCAGAATATGCAGTACTGTGTGTTACTGCCACCATAAACATCTCTGTTGTTTATCATCTCATTTTGCTCATGGTCACTTCAGATATGCACCTCAGAAGAAATTTGCAGCACTTTATAGGCCAAAGGAGAACTTTAATCACTTTATTCATGCAAGGGATTATGCTTCTGCACCACAGAGGTTTTACCTCACTCCTCCACAGGTCAACAGTATTCTGAAGGCAAATGAGTACAGTTTCAAAGTTCCAGAATTTGATGGTAAAAATGTAAGTTCTGTTCTTGGCTTTGATAGCAACCAGTTGCCTGCTAATGCTCCAATAGAAGACAGGAGGAGTGCTGCCACTTGCTTACAGACAAGAGGGATGCTTCTGGGTGTGTTTGATGGCCATGCAGGCTGTGCTTGTGCTCAAGCTGTCAGTGAAAGACTGTTTTACTACATTGCTGTCTCTTTGTTACCTCATGAGACTTTActtgaaatagaaaatgctgtggaaagtggcagagctctgctgcccaTTTTACAGTGGCATAAGCATCCCAATGATTACTTTAGCAAAGAAGCCTCCAAGCTTTACTTCAGTAGTCTAAGAACTTACTGGCAGGAGCTGATTGATCTCAACAGTGGAGAGACTACAGATGTGAAAGAAGCTTTAATTAATGCTTTTAAGAGGCTCGATAATGATATTTCTTTGGAAGCTCAAGTAGGAGATCCCAATTCTTTTCTTAACTACCTAGTACTGCGAGTAGCATTTTCTGGTGCAACTGCCTGTGTGGCCCATGTGGATGGTGTTGACTTGCACATTGCCAACACGGGTGACAGTAGGGCAATGCTTGGGGTTCAGGAAGAAGATGGATCGTGGTCCGCAGTTAATCTGTCCTATGACCACAATGCACAAAACGAACATGAAGTGGAACGTGTGAAAATGGAGCATCCAAAGTCTGAAGAGAAAAGTCTTGTGAAACAAGATCGTCTCTTAGGTCTCCTGATGCCTTTCAGAGCTTTTGGTGATGTGAAGTTTAAATGGAGTATTGAACTACAGAAGAGAGTAGTAGAATCGGGCCCTGATCAGCTGAATGACAATGAATATACAAAGTTTATTCCTCCAAACTATCACACTCCCCCATACCTCACAGCTGAACCAGAAGTCATACATCACAAATTACGGCCACAAGACAAGTTCCTGGTTTTGGCCACAGATGGGCTGTGGGAGACAATGCACAGGCAAGATGTGGCTAGAATTGTAGGGGAGTACCTCACTGGTGTTCACCATCAACAGCCAATAGCTGTTGGTGGCTATAAGGTAACTTTGGGACAGATGCATGGTCTCTTAACAGAAAGGAGAGCAAGAATCTCTTCAGTATTTGAAGATCAGAATGCAGCAACTCACCTGATACGTCATGCAGTGGGTAACAATGAGTTTGGCACCGTGGATCATGAGCGACTGTCCAAGATGCTTAGTCTTCCAGAAGAGCTGGCTCGAATGTATAGAGATGACATTACAATTATTGTGGTGCAGTTCAACTCGCATGTTATAGGTGCATGTCAAAATGAGGAACTGTGA
- the LOC129784178 gene encoding uncharacterized protein LOC129784178, with protein sequence MGASQLRSGAPGAARRELGSLCPRPPRRRAPRQPRSPFGRGGMPLPLAADRARPPALGVAAAQTATPPLRRRAAPTWPPLPSRPPSGTTPSSLGRAGTDLAPSRTAQPGSPGGTESLQAKQAATECRQPGTLSPVLLRKPRLLLPLLARNGLRAMATKKNRPSPEEQHLSFLPVRQEQQPPLFLSLPSVRYNPVPIPRL encoded by the exons ATGGGAGCGAGCCAGCTCCGCAGCGGCGCGCCCGGAGCAGCCCGCCGAGAGCTCGGCAGCctctgcccccgcccccccaggcgCCGagccccccgccagccccgctcTCCCTTCGGCAGAGGCGGGATGCCGCTCCCGCTGGCCGCGGACAGGGCCCGCCCGCCAGCTCTGGGCGTCGCCGCGGCGCAGACCGCTACCCCCCCCCTCAGGCGCCGAGCGGCCCCGACATGGCCGCCCCTCCCCAGCCGCCCGCCTTCTGGCACGACCCCCTCTTCCCTGGGCCGCGCGGGCACAGACCTGGCCCCTTCCCGGACGGCTCAGCCCGGCTCCCCGGGCGGAACAG AATCACTCCAGGCAAAGCAAGCTGCCACGGAGTGCAGACAGCCAGGGACCCTCAGCCCTGTGCTTCTGAGAAAGCCACGTTTGCTGCTGCCGCTGCTAGCAAGGAATGGTTTGAGGGCAATGGCTACCAAGAAGAACCGACCTTCCCCAGAAGAGCAGCACCTGTCATTCCTACCAGTgcggcaggagcagcagccacccctcttcctttctctcccctctgTTAGATACAATCCTGTCCCCATTCCACGTCTCTAG
- the PDP1 gene encoding pyruvate dehyrogenase phosphatase catalytic subunit 1 isoform X4: MPAPAHLFPLIRNCEISRICSTVCYCHHKHLCCLSSHFAHGHFRYAPQKKFAALYRPKENFNHFIHARDYASAPQRFYLTPPQVNSILKANEYSFKVPEFDGKNVSSVLGFDSNQLPANAPIEDRRSAATCLQTRGMLLGVFDGHAGCACAQAVSERLFYYIAVSLLPHETLLEIENAVESGRALLPILQWHKHPNDYFSKEASKLYFSSLRTYWQELIDLNSGETTDVKEALINAFKRLDNDISLEAQVGDPNSFLNYLVLRVAFSGATACVAHVDGVDLHIANTGDSRAMLGVQEEDGSWSAVNLSYDHNAQNEHEVERVKMEHPKSEEKSLVKQDRLLGLLMPFRAFGDVKFKWSIELQKRVVESGPDQLNDNEYTKFIPPNYHTPPYLTAEPEVIHHKLRPQDKFLVLATDGLWETMHRQDVARIVGEYLTGVHHQQPIAVGGYKVTLGQMHGLLTERRARISSVFEDQNAATHLIRHAVGNNEFGTVDHERLSKMLSLPEELARMYRDDITIIVVQFNSHVIGACQNEEL; this comes from the coding sequence ATGCCAGCACCGGCTCATCTGTTTCCGTTGATTCGTAACTGCGAGATTAGCAGAATATGCAGTACTGTGTGTTACTGCCACCATAAACATCTCTGTTGTTTATCATCTCATTTTGCTCATGGTCACTTCAGATATGCACCTCAGAAGAAATTTGCAGCACTTTATAGGCCAAAGGAGAACTTTAATCACTTTATTCATGCAAGGGATTATGCTTCTGCACCACAGAGGTTTTACCTCACTCCTCCACAGGTCAACAGTATTCTGAAGGCAAATGAGTACAGTTTCAAAGTTCCAGAATTTGATGGTAAAAATGTAAGTTCTGTTCTTGGCTTTGATAGCAACCAGTTGCCTGCTAATGCTCCAATAGAAGACAGGAGGAGTGCTGCCACTTGCTTACAGACAAGAGGGATGCTTCTGGGTGTGTTTGATGGCCATGCAGGCTGTGCTTGTGCTCAAGCTGTCAGTGAAAGACTGTTTTACTACATTGCTGTCTCTTTGTTACCTCATGAGACTTTActtgaaatagaaaatgctgtggaaagtggcagagctctgctgcccaTTTTACAGTGGCATAAGCATCCCAATGATTACTTTAGCAAAGAAGCCTCCAAGCTTTACTTCAGTAGTCTAAGAACTTACTGGCAGGAGCTGATTGATCTCAACAGTGGAGAGACTACAGATGTGAAAGAAGCTTTAATTAATGCTTTTAAGAGGCTCGATAATGATATTTCTTTGGAAGCTCAAGTAGGAGATCCCAATTCTTTTCTTAACTACCTAGTACTGCGAGTAGCATTTTCTGGTGCAACTGCCTGTGTGGCCCATGTGGATGGTGTTGACTTGCACATTGCCAACACGGGTGACAGTAGGGCAATGCTTGGGGTTCAGGAAGAAGATGGATCGTGGTCCGCAGTTAATCTGTCCTATGACCACAATGCACAAAACGAACATGAAGTGGAACGTGTGAAAATGGAGCATCCAAAGTCTGAAGAGAAAAGTCTTGTGAAACAAGATCGTCTCTTAGGTCTCCTGATGCCTTTCAGAGCTTTTGGTGATGTGAAGTTTAAATGGAGTATTGAACTACAGAAGAGAGTAGTAGAATCGGGCCCTGATCAGCTGAATGACAATGAATATACAAAGTTTATTCCTCCAAACTATCACACTCCCCCATACCTCACAGCTGAACCAGAAGTCATACATCACAAATTACGGCCACAAGACAAGTTCCTGGTTTTGGCCACAGATGGGCTGTGGGAGACAATGCACAGGCAAGATGTGGCTAGAATTGTAGGGGAGTACCTCACTGGTGTTCACCATCAACAGCCAATAGCTGTTGGTGGCTATAAGGTAACTTTGGGACAGATGCATGGTCTCTTAACAGAAAGGAGAGCAAGAATCTCTTCAGTATTTGAAGATCAGAATGCAGCAACTCACCTGATACGTCATGCAGTGGGTAACAATGAGTTTGGCACCGTGGATCATGAGCGACTGTCCAAGATGCTTAGTCTTCCAGAAGAGCTGGCTCGAATGTATAGAGATGACATTACAATTATTGTGGTGCAGTTCAACTCGCATGTTATAGGTGCATGTCAAAATGAGGAACTGTGA
- the PDP1 gene encoding pyruvate dehyrogenase phosphatase catalytic subunit 1 isoform X1, whose amino-acid sequence MLLVSPFLLPRPLQQANSFRSVKFMKGTGAIPVRSSRLPLLSDAMPAPAHLFPLIRNCEISRICSTVCYCHHKHLCCLSSHFAHGHFRYAPQKKFAALYRPKENFNHFIHARDYASAPQRFYLTPPQVNSILKANEYSFKVPEFDGKNVSSVLGFDSNQLPANAPIEDRRSAATCLQTRGMLLGVFDGHAGCACAQAVSERLFYYIAVSLLPHETLLEIENAVESGRALLPILQWHKHPNDYFSKEASKLYFSSLRTYWQELIDLNSGETTDVKEALINAFKRLDNDISLEAQVGDPNSFLNYLVLRVAFSGATACVAHVDGVDLHIANTGDSRAMLGVQEEDGSWSAVNLSYDHNAQNEHEVERVKMEHPKSEEKSLVKQDRLLGLLMPFRAFGDVKFKWSIELQKRVVESGPDQLNDNEYTKFIPPNYHTPPYLTAEPEVIHHKLRPQDKFLVLATDGLWETMHRQDVARIVGEYLTGVHHQQPIAVGGYKVTLGQMHGLLTERRARISSVFEDQNAATHLIRHAVGNNEFGTVDHERLSKMLSLPEELARMYRDDITIIVVQFNSHVIGACQNEEL is encoded by the exons ATGcttcttgtttctcctttcctcctgccccGTCCTCTCCAACAGGCTAATTCATTCAGGTCTGTCAAGTTCATGAAAGGCACCGGGG CAATTCCAGTCCGAAGCTCCAGGCTACCATTGTTGTCTGATGCCATGCCAGCACCGGCTCATCTGTTTCCGTTGATTCGTAACTGCGAGATTAGCAGAATATGCAGTACTGTGTGTTACTGCCACCATAAACATCTCTGTTGTTTATCATCTCATTTTGCTCATGGTCACTTCAGATATGCACCTCAGAAGAAATTTGCAGCACTTTATAGGCCAAAGGAGAACTTTAATCACTTTATTCATGCAAGGGATTATGCTTCTGCACCACAGAGGTTTTACCTCACTCCTCCACAGGTCAACAGTATTCTGAAGGCAAATGAGTACAGTTTCAAAGTTCCAGAATTTGATGGTAAAAATGTAAGTTCTGTTCTTGGCTTTGATAGCAACCAGTTGCCTGCTAATGCTCCAATAGAAGACAGGAGGAGTGCTGCCACTTGCTTACAGACAAGAGGGATGCTTCTGGGTGTGTTTGATGGCCATGCAGGCTGTGCTTGTGCTCAAGCTGTCAGTGAAAGACTGTTTTACTACATTGCTGTCTCTTTGTTACCTCATGAGACTTTActtgaaatagaaaatgctgtggaaagtggcagagctctgctgcccaTTTTACAGTGGCATAAGCATCCCAATGATTACTTTAGCAAAGAAGCCTCCAAGCTTTACTTCAGTAGTCTAAGAACTTACTGGCAGGAGCTGATTGATCTCAACAGTGGAGAGACTACAGATGTGAAAGAAGCTTTAATTAATGCTTTTAAGAGGCTCGATAATGATATTTCTTTGGAAGCTCAAGTAGGAGATCCCAATTCTTTTCTTAACTACCTAGTACTGCGAGTAGCATTTTCTGGTGCAACTGCCTGTGTGGCCCATGTGGATGGTGTTGACTTGCACATTGCCAACACGGGTGACAGTAGGGCAATGCTTGGGGTTCAGGAAGAAGATGGATCGTGGTCCGCAGTTAATCTGTCCTATGACCACAATGCACAAAACGAACATGAAGTGGAACGTGTGAAAATGGAGCATCCAAAGTCTGAAGAGAAAAGTCTTGTGAAACAAGATCGTCTCTTAGGTCTCCTGATGCCTTTCAGAGCTTTTGGTGATGTGAAGTTTAAATGGAGTATTGAACTACAGAAGAGAGTAGTAGAATCGGGCCCTGATCAGCTGAATGACAATGAATATACAAAGTTTATTCCTCCAAACTATCACACTCCCCCATACCTCACAGCTGAACCAGAAGTCATACATCACAAATTACGGCCACAAGACAAGTTCCTGGTTTTGGCCACAGATGGGCTGTGGGAGACAATGCACAGGCAAGATGTGGCTAGAATTGTAGGGGAGTACCTCACTGGTGTTCACCATCAACAGCCAATAGCTGTTGGTGGCTATAAGGTAACTTTGGGACAGATGCATGGTCTCTTAACAGAAAGGAGAGCAAGAATCTCTTCAGTATTTGAAGATCAGAATGCAGCAACTCACCTGATACGTCATGCAGTGGGTAACAATGAGTTTGGCACCGTGGATCATGAGCGACTGTCCAAGATGCTTAGTCTTCCAGAAGAGCTGGCTCGAATGTATAGAGATGACATTACAATTATTGTGGTGCAGTTCAACTCGCATGTTATAGGTGCATGTCAAAATGAGGAACTGTGA